In a single window of the Thermus tengchongensis genome:
- a CDS encoding PIG-L deacetylase family protein produces the protein MLDLLVVVPHPDDESFGAGGALLLAKKEGLRTGILTLTRGEAGRTLGLCPPEELPRVRTQELERAAEILEVDFLEVLSFPNALPQAAHLDHRGPKGAAEGPRGLASGKGLLDHPEAEAAIRERLLAQRPRYVLTFPPDGINGHPDHVATSRYATRAAEGLARVAYFVRPEGPWPVTHRLHLPEWALARKLKALAQHRTQALSLLDFMERYPERLWTETFHLSGTEGTQEGPWW, from the coding sequence ATGTTGGACCTCTTGGTGGTGGTCCCCCATCCCGACGACGAAAGCTTCGGCGCTGGGGGAGCGCTCCTTCTGGCCAAAAAGGAGGGGCTCAGGACGGGCATCCTCACCCTCACCCGAGGGGAGGCGGGAAGAACCCTGGGGCTTTGCCCCCCTGAGGAACTGCCCAGGGTGCGGACCCAAGAGCTTGAGCGGGCGGCAGAGATCCTGGAGGTGGACTTCCTCGAGGTCCTCTCCTTCCCCAACGCCCTACCCCAGGCGGCCCACCTGGACCACAGGGGCCCCAAAGGGGCGGCGGAGGGACCCCGCGGGCTAGCCTCGGGAAAAGGCCTCCTCGACCACCCCGAGGCGGAAGCGGCCATCCGGGAAAGGCTTCTTGCCCAAAGGCCCCGCTATGTCCTGACCTTTCCCCCTGATGGCATCAACGGCCACCCCGACCACGTGGCCACAAGCCGCTACGCTACCCGGGCGGCAGAGGGCCTGGCCCGGGTGGCATACTTCGTGCGGCCCGAAGGCCCCTGGCCCGTCACCCACCGCCTACACCTACCCGAGTGGGCCCTGGCCCGAAAGCTCAAGGCCCTGGCCCAGCACCGGACCCAGGCCCTGTCCTTGCTGGATTTTATGGAAAGGTATCCGGAAAGACTCTGGACGGAAACCTTCCACCTCTCCGGAACGGAGGGCACCCAGGAGGGGCCATGGTGGTAA
- a CDS encoding archease, which translates to MVVKPLDHTADVGFLLEAESLEGLFQAALKGLLQVMFLSPPKGGSRRRRLSLEAEDLETLLVRFLNELIYLIQTKGFVPGKARVRVQTEAGGYRLTATLWGEPFQESFGFQGEVKSATFHGLEVSRENGAWKAQVILDV; encoded by the coding sequence ATGGTGGTAAAGCCCCTGGACCACACCGCCGACGTGGGGTTCCTCCTGGAGGCAGAAAGCCTCGAGGGCCTCTTCCAGGCCGCCCTGAAAGGGCTTCTCCAGGTGATGTTCCTCTCTCCCCCCAAAGGGGGAAGCCGGCGCAGGCGCCTTTCCCTGGAGGCGGAGGACCTGGAAACCCTCCTGGTTCGTTTCCTGAACGAGCTCATCTACCTGATCCAGACCAAGGGCTTCGTGCCCGGGAAGGCACGGGTACGGGTACAAACGGAAGCCGGGGGCTACCGCCTTACCGCCACCCTTTGGGGTGAACCCTTCCAGGAGAGCTTTGGCTTCCAGGGAGAGGTGAAAAGCGCCACCTTCCACGGCCTGGAGGTGAGCCGGGAAAACGGAGCATGGAAGGCCCAGGTGATCCTAGACGTGTAG